From the Platichthys flesus chromosome 6, fPlaFle2.1, whole genome shotgun sequence genome, one window contains:
- the rsl24d1 gene encoding probable ribosome biogenesis protein RLP24, whose protein sequence is MRIEKCYFCSGPVYPGHGMMFVRNDCKSFRFCRSKCHKNFKKKRNPRKTRWTKAFRKSSGKELTVDNALEFEKRRNIPVKYNRQLWDKTVEAMKKVEVIKYKRQARFIMNRLKKGKQLEKEEAINEVKKNIHLIKAPHAGKAKQMEEKMVQKLQEDIVMADIDV, encoded by the exons ATGCGCATCGAGAAGTGTTACTTCTGCTCGGGTCCCGTGTACCCGGGACACGGGATGATGTTTGTAAGGAACGATTGTAAG tcATTCAGATTCTGCAGATCAAAATGCCACAAGAACTTCAAGAAGAAGCGTAACCCAAGAAAGACCAGATGGACCAAAGCCTTCAGAAAATCATCAGGAAAGGAACTGACTGTG gATAACGCCTTGGAGTTCGAGAAACGCAGAAATATACCTGTTAAATATAACAGGCAGCTGTGGGACAAGACAG TGGAAGCAATGAAGAAGGTGGAAGTGATAAAATACAAACGACAAGCAAGATTCATCATGAACAG ATTAAAGAAGGGCAAACAGTTGGAGAAGGAAGAGGCCATCAACGAAGTGAAGAAAAACATTCACCTCATCAAAGCTCCACATGCAG gaAAGGCCAAACAAATGGAAGAGAAAATGGTGCAGAAATTACAAGAGGACATCGTCATGGCGGATATCGATGTTTAA
- the arpp19b gene encoding cAMP-regulated phosphoprotein 19b, with protein MSDEVEETRTSDDQQEMEDKVISPEKAEEAKLKARYPNLGAKPGGSDLLRKRLQKGPKYFDSGDYNMAKAKMKNKQLPSAPSEKAEITGGHIPTPQDLPQRKTSIVASKLAG; from the exons ATGTCTGACGAAGTTGAAGAAACGAGGACTTCTGACGATCAGCAG GAAATGGAGGACAAAGTCATCAGTCCCGAGAAAGCAGAGGAAGCCAAACTGAAAGCCAGGTATCCAAACCTTGGAGCCAAGCCCGGAGGCTCAGACCTTCTGAGGAAAAGACTCCAGAAGGGG CCAAAGTATTTTGACTCTGGTGACTACAACATGGCTAAAGCAAAGATGAAGAACAAGCAGTTGCCATCAGCCCCATCGGAGAAGGCTGAGATCACAGGGGGCCACATCCCCACACCTCAGGACCTGCCTCAAAGAAAGACTTCAATCGTGGCGAGCAAGCTGGCCGGTTGA